One part of the Xylanimonas allomyrinae genome encodes these proteins:
- a CDS encoding signal peptidase I, with translation MSGARRARSITTALLTVLLLGLTVLVALVSGIPRVLGAVPLTVLSGSMEPALAPGDLVVVRPTPADRLQIGDVVTFQPVSADPTLVTHRVTGLTLGRDGVHGLTTQGDANSAPDEPIVADQVMGKVLYSVPWVGRLTGAEWAPHATTVAGIALLGYGLRTVVLAHRSGRRPRAHGGVEP, from the coding sequence GTGAGCGGCGCCCGAAGAGCGCGCTCGATCACGACGGCCCTGCTCACAGTGCTGCTGCTCGGCCTCACCGTCCTGGTCGCGCTGGTCAGCGGGATCCCCCGGGTGCTCGGTGCCGTCCCGCTCACCGTGCTCTCCGGGTCGATGGAACCCGCGCTCGCGCCAGGCGACCTCGTCGTCGTCCGGCCGACTCCCGCCGACCGGCTCCAGATCGGCGACGTCGTCACGTTCCAGCCGGTCTCCGCGGACCCGACGCTCGTCACGCACCGCGTCACGGGGCTCACGCTCGGGCGCGACGGCGTGCACGGCCTCACCACCCAGGGCGACGCCAACAGTGCGCCCGACGAGCCGATCGTCGCCGACCAGGTCATGGGGAAGGTCCTGTACTCGGTGCCCTGGGTGGGGCGCCTGACAGGAGCGGAATGGGCGCCGCATGCCACGACGGTCGCAGGCATCGCGCTGCTCGGCTATGGCCTTCGGACCGTCGTGCTCGCGCACCGTTCCGGACGCAGGCCCAGGGCGCACGGTGGGGTAGAACCGTAG